The sequence below is a genomic window from Mugil cephalus isolate CIBA_MC_2020 chromosome 14, CIBA_Mcephalus_1.1, whole genome shotgun sequence.
GTCTGATACTGGATCAGTATCtgttctcttgtttttattgatacCCACTAGTGTAAAAGACTAAGAAAAGATTTCACAGATTATATTTCTTTGACTCATGAGAACAGATGCCTTGAAGAACTGCAATGGATCACACAacaagaaattatttttaaaatcatgttCTTTAATTAATTGTTGATCATTGtttattatacattatatatctGTTGTCTGTATTTTACaggtgttcacattttacagcttaTGCAAGGCTGTGAATGGGATGAAGAGACTGGAGAGGTGACTAGCTTCATGCAGTATGGTTatgatggagaagacttcattGTGTTTGATCTGAAGACATCAACATGGATCACTCCTAAACCTCAGGTTGTTTCCATCAAACTGAAATGGGATTCAGAGATAGGgagaataaaatacaatgagCAGTTCTTCACTCAGACTTGTCCTAAGTGGTTAAAGATGTATTTGCACCATGGGAACAGCTCTCTGTTGAGAATAGGTAAGTGAAAACAGTGAAGAATATTATtctatgttttatattttctgttcagattaAAATGTCTGTACTATAATAATCTACACAATGATGGTCCCcagaaaatgaactgaatgaagTGGTCTCCAGACTTTTTGTTTAGCAGCTGACAGAGCGACTAcagcagcatgatacagacTGAAATAAGTTTAGTCCTTAATTATAGATtctcacagacaaaaaaagactgTGTTTCAATGGTTTCATGTCTGCAACAGACTCTGGAACATTTTAACACAGAGAATATTTTAACCTGTTTTAGTGACATGGTCAAAAATGACCTTCATTGGGAACTGGATATCAAAGAACTGATCCTCTacattctctctccctccataaACTGTTCAATATATCCTTAAATATATTATACTGTGTGACCACAGACCAGCCTCATCTGTACTTGAGATTAATTAGAAAAGATTAACACACTTGAACATgatggtattattattatgttagcCAATATACAATATCTATCATGTAACTGATTGTATTTACCTGATTAATTTCGCAATCTTtgctcccccttcctcccccacattctctgtctctccctgcagacgtcccctcagtgtctctcctccagaagactccctcctctccagtcagctgccactctacaggtttctaccctgacagagccatgatgttctggaggaaagatggagaggaaattcatgaaggagtggaacgtggagagatcctccccaaccatgatggatccttccagatgaatgttgacctggacatttcatcagtctcacctgaagactggaggaggtacgactgtgtgtttcatctctctggtgtggaggacgacatcatcaccgaactggatgaaacacagatcagaaccaactggggtaagaggacatgGATGTGGTTAGTTGGATATTAAGGTCTTGTCCTGCAGATTAGTTGATAATTTATCGAAACAGACTTTAACAAGGATGACAAGTAAATGAGGTGGAGTGTATGTCTCTTTTAACCTTCTCTATCTGGGCTGAtcttaatcattttttatttcacaga
It includes:
- the LOC125019719 gene encoding major histocompatibility complex class I-related gene protein-like, with the translated sequence MKTLLLLLLFCRVSSTVKHSLRYFVTGFSGVSNLPELVAVASINGVQAGYCDGTNKKLEQKLDWEKKVFENDPDQLKMYTHHCFMDYPHRFKTTMFSLKQVFNQSEGVHILQLMQGCEWDEETGEVTSFMQYGYDGEDFIVFDLKTSTWITPKPQVVSIKLKWDSEIGRIKYNEQFFTQTCPKWLKMYLHHGNSSLLRIDVPSVSLLQKTPSSPVSCHSTGFYPDRAMMFWRKDGEEIHEGVERGEILPNHDGSFQMNVDLDISSVSPEDWRRYDCVFHLSGVEDDIITELDETQIRTNWEKPMTTITIIISAVVVVVVVFAAAAGFMVHKNKQDQRRPPDSEVSSELSERLDPET